cctggcgcagaaccgccaagtaccttggcgtaaccttggactctcgtcttacgtggaaaccccacatagacgaggtccacaggaaggtctgcgccagaatgtccatcctataccctatcctgaactcaaccagctcccttccctgcccagtagcagtaaatgtataccaggccctgatccagccagtaatggaatatgcgtgccctgtctggggatatgcgGCAAAACAGCACCTGGACAGCCTCCAGGGCATTGCATATACCCCTTGGATTCTCCACAGACGATCTGCAcaccgcagctgaaatcccactcctgagagagtgtctccaagatctggcaagggccttctatgtaGGTTCTTCGAGatcaggaaacgccctcatccactccctaggtcggtatgacatgtcctgtTACAAGCAGaagcgccccatgacgatcttcgacgattgagtcgaagagaaaatcccaaaacccaattCCTTAATCCTGTTCCCTCCTATataacaccaatcatctcgcctacctcaggcaagtaccagacacaaacagaacaattatcacatatcacagacatcaaaaaactacagaaataatcacacacacacgtacacaggggagtaaaagccaaaaggctacaaactccccctcacacttcaccaaagaggggaaagtaaaagatgagagcagcaggcgcttctgctccagttctTTTGACGTTGCCAAGGCTGCAGCGCAGGCCCGTCAGCGCCAGACTTTAccctaagtgtgcccgcagcactgtaacactatcatgatttataccactcgttttcagttaactggCTTACTaccttaaaaattatttgttttaacacattactgaatgtatttcaaaaggtaactattgtcaaacaaggaaaataaaaaattccaacataattttgtgattttacaaagcgtaatataactaataattttcttaaaatgaatttttgagggggctcacGCCCCCTCAGGCCTCATGGAGTCGGCGCATGTGCATACAAATGATCACATTTTTTTCTGAGCTTCAAACTAAAAAAGGTGAGCTGTGACCATCGGATTCTAGGTTTTGCATTCCTACATTAGGGCAGCACACTTCGAGGATTATGGAGGGTGGCTGTTCTGAAAGATGACACAGACATGTGGTAGTGCACTTGttgaattttcacaccattcaggtcGTGTACATACCAGAAAGACATATATCTGAAGTGCTGCAGGGTGGACATACGGACAaggaaaaaattcccagatttccaggttaaaaatacactttcaccCGGGTGAGTGAAGTGATtttatactttccctcggaactgtaaaaggtatcaatcctttgaatgtttatggttttatacaccagtgcTTAATTTCCCGTCACTTTACAAAATGAAACtccgggagaaaaaaaaaaaaccatccttTGGAAGATCTTtgctgtgcagcaacatgtacgccacatattttcgtattacgaaattataaattcgaattccaccaaacaaccgcatgttactttctgaagcattgaaatcgagattgcggatattcagagcatagcacacgtgatgtagtcggccaatagcaacatcactgttcagtagcgcaaacacaaacaacaaaagttaatggtttaaattaatatacgtagtgttgctacaagaaaagcaaagttttcacatgtaatattggtctcgaagattaatacgCTGctagagaagctaagctttcacatataatgctgatcttttttgcacgtgttGCACTTTTGAGAGATATgacacaaatgtgccaataaaatttttgataacgacataaatgtctgatcttctgggttcgaaattcttctaaatggctcatcatcaaaagAGTACGTTTTTagatgagagtcaaacactctgtgattaagaaattcatcatacagtctcgaacatagttcatcttgcgtaaaaggaaatttactttgaaagtgacGCTTTCCAAACCTCCATTtcaaatattttcccgtgacctgttaagAATAGGTTTGTTTCAGCCTACAGGTgtcaccgcacttgcgcagctgCGGTGAAGAaggaagcccatatgtttgtacgtgtaaaacTTATAAGATCTTacactatgtcataaaagaaacaagacattagacgatactccatgagcatcggaatttcgtaaaccattctaaaatgcataattcggcttaaagtgtaCTTTCGTATGTCCAAATTCCCAATGAACTAGGccttgacctgatattaagcttttcagtgtggttttcaggatgtaaattctcttggagtaccaatactgtattatctcatgtttggttttttattacggcataatgccatacgtgatagaagatgaaaatgagcacctgaaatgcagtgaacagttgaaactagtcagTAGTGTGGATTTaagcacttcgtttcaaataaattgactgcctcagcgggaaagattaatgaaagctatatttctttagcaaaccgacagaaATAGCTTTATTGTTctgtttgactgtcagaaagatggaaataaaatgaaatcaggaactaataacatattttagccttccttaattatatgaatgtattttaattcacttgatagctcctggcctcagaaatccattttgttttcatttgatgtgagagcagtaaacgGAGAGGAAACAGCCAAATCACTAATtgcaaacacgggtcacgtggagacacccacctccccactataactcagactgttgCGCACCAGCCCCAAAAcgacgatatttccgaaccggggcaatactagactgtggtgcctcttctgctcccagtcggccggttcgACACCCTgccctcgcaattaatactgggtggtatTATTTGTAATGGGGAGAACAagtactcttcagaaaatttgaactCTTTATTGACTATTAGCgattaacttgctgttttgtgcgacataaaattaaatattggaTACACAGAACCGgtaaagacaagagataagcaagacagtacacatttcttcaattattAGGTCCTAGCATTTCTCCAATCTTGCTACAACTTTACCTGGCATGCTTTCCTTTTCGCGAAAGAATCTActatctcatcaaagttcgtcaaacgttttgccacgtaaaaaatcgaaatgtcgtcgtataacactgaaaaagctgttagTACAAATAGTACCAAAAACTaatgtggtttctcaatctgatttcTATTTTGTCTTCTAGATACaacaaaacaggcctttctaatattgcagaaattgtaacaaacaccaaataaacgagactgttttggtatAAAAGGTCATTTTTATAACAGGACAGAACATAATTCACGGAGCACCACTATCAAATGCCGGTTAGGCCAACTACAAGCAAAATGCtctatgttaggaaacagtttcacatttcaatcATATGActgagtttctcaagcatgagatcgaaaagtagtagtacgaaacttttatataaatttgaaTCGTCATATTCCTCCTTCCTCATTCTGCTGATGCTGTCGGGGCAATATGTTACATGTATTTACATTCAGGGCGAACTGCCAGAGTCAGCACCATTCACCAATTCTCTGCAGATAATTTAtactaggaagccgccctacacaaggatattaaCAAGACTTAAGCAGAAACAAAAACTAAGAttcattttctaaccactagtctacacagtaaaatacacagataCAGTCTCCTTcgtctccttcctcattctaaccaACAATCTTGTaaccactaattctgtaactattcctgccattataAAAACTTATTCTCCTGTTAATGTCACTAACCCCGACAGCATCAGCAGTTTACTTATTTTGTGATTATTCTGTGGTTAGGAGTTTATACGGGttcgtacaacgcattttccgcgctactcccagttgtttgttttttgttcacatgcttctgcaaagaagtgaactgtatgtgtgtattttactgtgtagactagtggttagaaaatgaaTCTTAGTTTTTGTTTCTGCTTAAGTCTTGttaatatccttgtgtagggcggcttcctagtaTAAATTATCTGCAGAGAATTGGTGAATGGTGCTGACTCCGGCAGTTTGCCCTGAATGTAAATAcacgtaacatattgcgcatgcataggaaaaagtggaatgaccatataaaacagatggagggaaaagcagacaccagactcagattcatcagaagaatcttaaggaaatgtaactcacccacaaAAGAAGTAACTTACAAGGCACTTGTTTGCCcgactcttgagtattgttcatctatctatcTGGCATCCCAATCAGGTAGAACTGCtacagaagatccaacaaagagcagcgcatttcgtcatgggattgtttagctggcgagagaattgttatggagatgctaaaaaactccactggcagacattacaaaagAGATGTTGTGCATtacagagatttactattgaaattttgggacagcacttttcaggagtcagataacatattactttcccccacatacatctcgcatattgaccacaaggagaaaattagagccaatatagagccttatcgacaatcattcttcccacacactattcgcgagtggaagggttggagggatcagataatggtgctgaaagtaccctccaccacacaccactaggtgggttgtggagtatgatgtagatgtacatagaaCTTAAGCAGTTGCTAGCCTGGGGCTGTACAACTGGCCCTAACTAGTGTAgagatctggccaaaaattttctgtcaaaatttctttttcttggatacaccaagacgATAATGCATAATCTTTGTTACCTGTAatttctgttagtcgtttatttccactctggtagtctgaatctatggacttcGTTATTAATCATAGCAACGGtgatcattcacaaacccagtcaaccacattgacaaacagcgattggcattcatccattcGGCTTTATTCCtctcagcttgtatagccccatccccttttgtctgcaagaaagtttatttctagatgcaatgagTATTCCCCTGGCAGACACATCAATACACTGCacgcattcaaaagtcaacttagattcattcagaaatcaatttagaatgtgttcaaaagccAACAGGTATGTGTTTAAAATCATGTGAGTAATGGATAGATCAGCTTGCATTGGATGCTcggcactttgtgaaacaatttttattcctcaagaatatgaatttggcactacactccccccccccccccctacccacacCACAAGATCTGGGCCACTGCACATGCATGAATCTGGCATCTTGAGCGCACTGgtaaaatttttccaggtagcatctggctgctactGCTTACACAGCCAGTGGCCTAATTtctttgcaattttagttttattttcatttctctctCGTTCATGTTTCATTGATGCAGTATTATTCCAGaatagcaggatacagtaatattcttcgtatcagttcttaccagccaaaattacaaaaatttaactcaaaactaaaacaatgaaagattcctagaattctaaaaaattgccaggttttctcccaggtgaaaaaaaTTCCCAAGTTTTTTCCAGATTGAATACACCCTGTGCTGgcatttaaagcactgcattgggagTGGAAAATACGGTTCACACCACACTGGTAAACCATGATTTCAACCTTCTCTGGAAGCAAGCCCCCTCAAAAGCCAGGACGAATGTGCTGACATAAAATCTGTTGACTGGTGGGTCTTGACATACGAAGTGGATCCCTCACCTTTCCATGAGTTCATGATGATCTTCATTCATCTACAGTGTTAGGTCCTGGTGAAAAATTAATCCCTGTATCATGTTCATATGGAATGTTGTTGTAACAGGCACATCATCAGTTGTTTACAATATAGTAATGCCAGGGAGATTTTCTGCCGTAATGAAGATGAAACCTCTTTGTAATTTACTAAGAGAAGAGAGCTCACCAAAcatgttttcaacattcttcacatAGAACTTTGGCTTAGCAAAGTGTTACCTGGTTTTGTTTTCATTGCATGGTGTGGCCAAGGAGGGACAGTTCCTCTGGGTGTAATGGTCTGCACTGAATTGTGATCTTGCTGAAGACATTGTGGGTGCTTCAAGGCCATCAGCTGATAGCTTTGGTCATTTCATGACACCAAATTTCCACACTGATGCCACCTACTTCAAGCGAGGGCTCCACTCAGCTAGAGCAAAGGCCACCTGCTCTATAGCCAGTGCCCGGAGCCCTCAAATGGACAGGTATTCAGCATGCAATGTGATGTGATAGCTTGGGCATCAATAGTGCAATCACTGCATGGTCCTGGGACAACCACCATATGGGTACCCAATGACTCCCCATCCTagatggactggctaccatgctgggtaTTGGGCAACCTTACCCACATAACCCAAACAATCTGTAAACGACTTTTGGAAAGGCAGAGGTCAGTCCCAGATGAGCTGACCAAACATAAGTTAACTGAAATATGTGGTGTAAAATAATGGGAAGAAAGTAGGAAAAGACATAATCAATGTCCTATGAAGGAGCTAGGCTGTCAGTCAGGAATCTGTTCTAACAAATAAGTCTgcggaaagatacagaatgtaAAATTGCAGCACAGGAAAGGGAATAGTATTGCAATGCTTTGGGGCCCCATGTTCACCGTGTACATATCTAAGTGTGAGCCCCCCTGGGAGGTTTcctttaagttacaaattatttaaGTACACCAAAAATCCTCAAACAATGATAAACAACATGTTTCTCAGAATGATCACAATGCTTTGCTTTGTTGGTGcattttatttgtgatttatgaaaAAGAACATTACAGATAGTCACAAACATGTACAAAATAGTTTTAGTGAAATCTACATATAATAAAAAAAGTAGAATACTGTAAAAAGGCTCATGTGGTAATAAGTTAACAGCCATTTTATATAAATAATGTGCAGCCTTTTTCAGTCTGCATTTATGTAAGACACTTTATGGTGCAGAATAAGCTACAGGCAAAACTGCAGAAATAAATAGTATATTCACAACACTGCAACAATCTGACAACAAGAGTTACATTTCTACAGTAAATACCTGAGTTAATTATTGCAAGGCAATAACATGTCTCCTGAGATTGATAACCGAACAAATGTCACATACTCACTACAAAGTTTATCTACTTCCTTTCAACTGGATTAAGTTTCACCCTAAATGTGTACAAACTAGCAAAATAATTTGCCTATAAAACTACTTGCAAACAGGAGAGTTTGATTTTGTAATCACAATATTTTTAGCAGCAACAGTATAAACTGTGTTAAATATGTTGTATCAGGGATCTCCTAGAAGTCTACTATTCACTTTGAGACTGCATATATTAAATTGTCCAAATAAAgaggaactaaataaaaaaattattgcagTGAACTACGAAAACTCTTTTGCAAACACACACTAATGCGTATGGAGGTGCATATATTTCCAACACTTTAATGCATTCGCTATGCCCTAGAGTGTAAAAAAAATTAGTCCAAGACTGGCAACAACTTGATCAAGCTAAAAAGAAACAAGATGAATGTCTAAAAGTATGGAGTTAAATATTCCTTTTCTTCACAGTTGCAATaagaaaaggtgtgtgtgtgtgagagagagagagagagagagagagagagagaggtgggatgggaaggggggggggggggggagggagggagagtacAGGGCAAGACTGGATGGGAAAAGGCATGTATTAAGATATAAATAGGTGAGTAAGAGCATAACTACATACACTTTTTGCTTTCAGTTAGAGAAAATTATGAAGCATTTCATTTTTGCCTTTCACATTCAGTTAAAGAAAGAAAATCTTATGGGATTACAAATTTTTATCATTTAATTGGGTACATGCTGTGATGAAcattgtgtgccagaccaggactcaaattCTGAAAGATGTCTTCCATTATCAGAGCGAATTGCCTACAAAAGGGAGATAATTGTGTTCAGACAAATTTCTGCTTAAAAAGTACAAGTTCTGTACTGACTACCTCACCTTGCTGTCCACTCAATGATAACTTGCATTTACAATGAATAACAATATCTTGTTCACTAAATTGTGTGATACAACAAATACATGAAACACATGTAACGTTACAGCAATAAGTAAACATACACTTAAAATAAACAGCAAATCAACTAAGGAACATCTTATTGTCAagcaaatgtttaaaaataaagttACTAAGAAGAAATAATTGCACAAAGAATTTTTATAACATCCATTACTTATGCATGAAATTGCTTTATATTCTTACTTGTCTTTGTAATATTTTAATAGAAACATAAAAAAGCATCAAATTCATTGCAAACGTTTTTACAGGCACAATATTTAGCATTTCCGAAGAACGAGAGATGTGATTAGGCTGCCAGTTTTCCCACCAAATTGAAATTTTGGTGTTGGGATGATATCAAGGAGTTCAAATTCTGAAAATAAGATTATCAAGTCATGAAATTTTAGCATTCACTACTCTCCACAGAATCGAAGAATGCATGTCTTCATGAAGCTACTTACTTGCTTTGAAATGAGAAATTAGTTCCTCTTGTGTCCAATTACAGGATGTTATAACAAACATTCCAGTTTGAGACAGTATCCTGTGGatgttttcaatatatttttctctctttttcttagCATCTACTGGATGTAGACTAACTGCATCATATGTACCTTTGTCTAAAACAATGTCATACTCTTTcagcaatgtgtcaccctcaattAGCTCGTCGTAATTTGCCAACATGTCACAGACATAGTATTTAATATCAATATTCTGCTTTCTTGCAACAGCATTGGCTAGTTCAATGGCATTCTGGGAGTAATCAATGCCTGTCAGATCACAGAACTTTTCACGAGCCTGAAAAAATAATGTTCAGTTTAGATAACATACTCCGTTTATTCCACAGATTCATGGCAATGCAATCCTTACAGATGTGAAATATACCGGAAGAACGAAATATAGAATAGATATTTTACACAAGAACtgatgaaatgaaattattatatggcattattggccaggagATACACTGTCTGGGGTTGTTCGGCCTCCTGATaccagtctttctatttgacgtcaCTTTGGTGAGATGCGAGTCACTGAAGATGAGataaaatgattaggacaacacaaaaagcTAGCCCCTGAGCAAAAAATATCTGACCTGGCCAGGAACTGAACCCAGGATCCCATGACCTGGAGGCAGCAACACAAACCACTAGACCATGGGCTGCAGAAACAAGAACTCATATACGCTACTTAGAGTTTATATAGGCTACTTAGAGTTAATACTTATTTAACAATCACAGCAAATGAACAGATCTTCAAAACTGTAGAATATTTGCAGGAACAGGAAagcactttcatttacaaattaataaaacagtgtgtgtgtgtgtgtgtgtgtgtgtgtgtgtgtggtcctttcTTATAGTACGCAACAACATAAAAAAAGTAGTACAGCACTTGGGATTAACAGAAGTCTAATATTGCATAATTCACATTATGTGATATTTGATATGTATTTCAATTACCAAACAAAAACATACGAAAAGACAACATACACGCACAtataaaacatcagaaaaatgacgCTACTTTTCAAGCTGCTACTCCTCTCCTAGTGTACGTATAGTCTGTCCATGACAATAATAACTTGCCATGCTGGCACTGCCAGGAGCAGAAAAAAATAGCAACAATTAGATGATATTGGCCAATATTGACTTGTTTGCAACTGCTGCCAATGTTAGCGAGCGAACACGCTGCTTATGGTAGAACTGTAGTAGCCATGTGTCTTTACTGTGTACTGGACTGTGCTGTGTTTTACTGGTTTAATTTTTTACCAGATGTAGATGCCATCAATGGTCTAGGGTACTCACAGACTTATCCTTTTCAAGTGTTCTGTGTCTCAGAAAACTAT
This DNA window, taken from Schistocerca piceifrons isolate TAMUIC-IGC-003096 chromosome 4, iqSchPice1.1, whole genome shotgun sequence, encodes the following:
- the LOC124794942 gene encoding EEF1A lysine methyltransferase 2, with product MSGEDDNEELASSELGTIEYWDKTYSTEIQNFEDHGDIGEVWFGEDSALRVVRWLCDNPAVKRDDRILDVGCGNGMLLIELAREKFCDLTGIDYSQNAIELANAVARKQNIDIKYYVCDMLANYDELIEGDTLLKEYDIVLDKGTYDAVSLHPVDAKKKREKYIENIHRILSQTGMFVITSCNWTQEELISHFKAKFELLDIIPTPKFQFGGKTGSLITSLVLRKC